GGGACCCTCGGGACCGGCGGAAGGCGTGCCATACGCCCGGCCGTGCGGGAACCGGCCGGGGCAATGCGAAAGCCCGGATCGTCAGGCGGAAATAGCGCCGTCGATCCGGGCCAGAGCGTCGTCCGCGCCGTAGGGCTGCAAGTACGGCAGCCAGCGCGGATCCCTATGGCCGGTCCCGATGATGCGCCAGGCCAGGCCGGAGGGCGGAGCGGGTTTGTGGCGCAGCCGCCAGCCGATCTCGAAGAGATGCCGGTCGGCTTTCACATGGTTGCAGCGACGGCAGGACGCCACCACGTTGTCCCAGACGTGCTTGCCCCCGCGGCTGCGCGGGACGACGTGGTCGACGCTGGTTGCGACGCCACCGCAGTACATGCACCGGCCCCCGTCGCGCGCGAAGAGCGCCCGCCGGGTAAGAGGAACGGGCCCCCGATAGGGAACCCGGACGAATCGCTTGAGCCGGACCACGCTTGGTGCGGGGACTGTGACAGTTGCGCTGTGCATAAAGGCGCCGGACTCCTCGAGGCATACGGCCTTGTTCTCGAGGACGAGGACGAGCGCGCGGCGGAGCGGTACGACGCCGAGCGGCTCGTACGACGCGTTCAGGACCAGGACATGCGGCACGGATGCCTCCTTGTGCGTCGGCGGCGCGTGGCTCGCGCCGGGACGATCTGTAGTCAGTCTCCCCTCATGCCTGGTGGAAGCGCCACCATGTCCCGGTAACGGGCTGGGAGTGTTTTCGACCACATCTTGATTCATCCCCAGGATCACGGGCGGTTCATCCCACCAGTTCATCCCCGGCGGAGCGCCTCTCCTCCCTCGAACTCCGCAACGATCCACACACAATGCCCCGATAGTGTGGTGAGCCTGCCCGTCCGGTGACCATCTTGTGATCTTTACTGCCTGTCGGCGGGCGGACCGCTGCACCTGGAGGTACCTGCCGTGTCCCTGTCCGCCGTCCTCTTGGCCGCCGGTTCGTCGCCGTCGCCGTCGCCGTCTCCCTCACAGACGACGCCCCCGGCGGTCCCCTCGCTCCAGGACGCCCATGAGAGCGCGACCAACGCCGCGGGCTGGGTCCAGCAGAACTGGTCCACCTGGCTGGCGATCGGCCTCAGAGTCCTGCTGATCCTGGTGATCGCGGCGGTGCTGAGAGTGGCGGTGCGCCGGGCGATCACCAAGCTGATCGAGCGCATGAACCGGACGGCCCAGGCGGTCGACGGCACGGCGCTGGGCGGTCTGCTGGTCAATGTGGAGCGCCGCCGCCAGCGCTCCCACGCGATCGGCTCGGTGCTCCGCTCGGTGGCCAGCTTCCTGATCATGGGCACCGCGGGCCTGATGGTCCTCTCCACCTTCGAGATCAACCTCGCCCCGCTGCTGGCCTCCGCCGGTGTCGCGGGCGTCGCGATCGGTTTCGGCGCCCGCAACCTCGTCACGGACTTCCTCTCCGGCGTCTTCATGATCCTCGAGGACCAGTACGGCGTCGGCGACACCGTCGACGCGGGCGTCGCCTCCGGCGAGGTCATCGAGGTCGGCCTGCGCGTCACCAAGCTGCGCGGCGACAACGGCGAGATCTGGTACGTCCGCAACGGCGAGGTCAAGCGCATCGGCAACCTGTCCCAGGGCTGGGCCACGGCCGGTGTCGACGTCACCGTCCGCCCGTCGGAGGACCTGGACCGGGTCAAGGCCGTCCTCACCCAGGTCGGCGAGGACATGAGCAAGGAAGACCCCTGGAACGAGATGCTCTGGGGCCCGGTCGAGATCCTGGGCCTGGACAGCGTCCTGCTGGACTCCATGGTCGTCCGTGTCTCCGCCAAGACCATGCCCGGCAAGTCCCTCACCGTCGAACGCGAACTCCGCTGGCGCATCAAGCGCGCCTTCGACGCCGAGGGCATCCGCATCGTCGGCGGCCTCCCGCTCCAGCCGGACGACGAGTCGCCCGCCGACCCGACCGCGGGCATGTCGGCCCCGTCGGTCTTCTCGAACACGTCGTCCCCGCAGGCTTCGGCGGCCTCACCGCTGACTCCGCCGAGCGCCACGAAGTAGGCGCTGCGGGACTACTCCGGTGCCGCGGCCGACTGGGTCTGGGGGTTGGACACCAGTTCCCACAGGTGCCCGTCGGTGTCGGTGAAGTACCCCATGTAGGACCCGTCATAGGTGCCCGCGCTCTTGGGGACCGACCCGCCCGCCGCCGCGGCTCGGGCGAGGATGTCGTCGACCTCTGCCTTGCTGCCGATGGCACAGGAGATGACGCACGCGCCCGCCACGGCAGCGTCGGGAGTGGCGACGCCGGCACGGTCGGTGTACGTCGCGTACTCCTCGCGCTCGATCAGGAAGAGCGACAGGTTCGGCAGCTCGAAGAGGACGGCGCCTTCGTCCACGGCTGCCGCGGACAGACCCAGTCCGTCCCGGTAGAAGCGCAGGGCCGCGTCCAGGTCGGCGACCGGAAGCGAGAGGACGACGGTTTTCGGCTTCATGGTTTCTCCTGACTTGGCCGGGGTTCGCTATGGACTAGTCGTCGCTGGAGCCGGAGCCCGATTTCCCGCTCCCGCTGGTGCTGCGCCCCAGAAAGCGCACGAGCACGGCCATGCGCCGCCCCTCCTTCTGTTGTGGTCACGTCTGTTGGGGTCACGTTCTGTTGGGGTCACGCCATCCTGTCAGGAGCGGTTGCGCCGATCTCTCTTGACGCCCCCTTCACGCCGGGCTTACCTTCCTGAGCACCGCGATAGGAAACTTTCCTAACAGTGATCGGTCGGGACTCCGTCGAGCGCCCTCGATGGACTTCCCTCCCCCGTCACTGAAAAGCTGGGCGGCTGAAAGGCAGGTGTCGACTCACATGGCTGGAACCGCCGGCACGCCGGGCACCCCGCGCGTCCTGCGCGCCATGAACGACCGTGCCGCGCTGGACCTCCTGCTGACCCACGGCCCCCTGTCCCGCACGAAGATCGGCAAGCTCACCGGCCTCTCCAAGCCGACCGCATCCCAGCTCCTGGCCCGCCTGGAGGCCGCCGGGCTCGTCCTCGTCACCGGCACCAGCGAGGGCCGCCCGGGCCCCAACGCCCAGCTGTACGCGGTCAACCCGACCGCCGCGTACGCCGCGGGACTCGACGTCACCCCCGAACGCATCCACGCCGCCGTCGCCGACATCACCGGCCGCACGGTCTGCGAGTACGAGCTTCCGACCCCGGGCAGGCAACCCAAGGGACCCGTCGTCCAGCAGGTCACCGACGCCCTCGACGGCGCCGTCAAGGCGGCCGGGCTCGCCCGCGCCGATCTCCACCGGCTCGTCATCGGCACCCCCGGCGCCTTCGACCCCGGAACCGGCCGACTCCGCTACGCCTCCCACCTCCCGGGCTGGCACTCCCCCACGCTCCTCGACGAACTCGCCGCCACGCTACCGATGCCGGTCGAGTACGAGAACGACGTCAACCTCGTCGCCGTCGCCGAGCAGCGACTGGGGGCGGCCCGGGGCCACGAGGACTTCGTGCTGCTGTGGAACGAAGGGGGCCTGGGTGCCGCCCTCGTCCTCGGCGGCCGGCTGCACCGCGGCTGGACCGGCGGTGCGGGAGAGGTAGGTTTCCTGCCGGTCCCCGGCGCACCGCTCGTGCGGCAGGTAACCAAAGCCAACAGTGGCGGCTACCAGGAGCTGGCCGGTTCGCAGGCGATCCCCCACCTCGCGCGTGAGATCGGCATCTCCGACATCCCCTCGGGACCGTACGCCGAAGTCGCCGCCGCCCTCGTCGCGCGGGCCGCCGCGGAGGACACCGTCCTGCA
This genomic window from Streptomyces sp. DG2A-72 contains:
- a CDS encoding VOC family protein, whose amino-acid sequence is MKPKTVVLSLPVADLDAALRFYRDGLGLSAAAVDEGAVLFELPNLSLFLIEREEYATYTDRAGVATPDAAVAGACVISCAIGSKAEVDDILARAAAAGGSVPKSAGTYDGSYMGYFTDTDGHLWELVSNPQTQSAAAPE
- a CDS encoding HNH endonuclease, producing the protein MPHVLVLNASYEPLGVVPLRRALVLVLENKAVCLEESGAFMHSATVTVPAPSVVRLKRFVRVPYRGPVPLTRRALFARDGGRCMYCGGVATSVDHVVPRSRGGKHVWDNVVASCRRCNHVKADRHLFEIGWRLRHKPAPPSGLAWRIIGTGHRDPRWLPYLQPYGADDALARIDGAISA
- a CDS encoding ROK family transcriptional regulator, with the translated sequence MAGTAGTPGTPRVLRAMNDRAALDLLLTHGPLSRTKIGKLTGLSKPTASQLLARLEAAGLVLVTGTSEGRPGPNAQLYAVNPTAAYAAGLDVTPERIHAAVADITGRTVCEYELPTPGRQPKGPVVQQVTDALDGAVKAAGLARADLHRLVIGTPGAFDPGTGRLRYASHLPGWHSPTLLDELAATLPMPVEYENDVNLVAVAEQRLGAARGHEDFVLLWNEGGLGAALVLGGRLHRGWTGGAGEVGFLPVPGAPLVRQVTKANSGGYQELAGSQAIPHLAREIGISDIPSGPYAEVAAALVARAAAEDTVLHRLLLQTYATRLATGLASLVSVLDPELVVLSGASLASGGEVLRALVQAELEELAATRPRLVVGDVHEHPVLRGALESALAATRDEVFDTSR
- a CDS encoding mechanosensitive ion channel family protein, with amino-acid sequence MSLSAVLLAAGSSPSPSPSPSQTTPPAVPSLQDAHESATNAAGWVQQNWSTWLAIGLRVLLILVIAAVLRVAVRRAITKLIERMNRTAQAVDGTALGGLLVNVERRRQRSHAIGSVLRSVASFLIMGTAGLMVLSTFEINLAPLLASAGVAGVAIGFGARNLVTDFLSGVFMILEDQYGVGDTVDAGVASGEVIEVGLRVTKLRGDNGEIWYVRNGEVKRIGNLSQGWATAGVDVTVRPSEDLDRVKAVLTQVGEDMSKEDPWNEMLWGPVEILGLDSVLLDSMVVRVSAKTMPGKSLTVERELRWRIKRAFDAEGIRIVGGLPLQPDDESPADPTAGMSAPSVFSNTSSPQASAASPLTPPSATK